In one Spirosoma rigui genomic region, the following are encoded:
- the moaA gene encoding GTP 3',8-cyclase MoaA: MIFDNHNRPITYLRLAVTDRCNLRCFYCMPEEGIKYLPKHQLLTYEEMERLVRVLARLGVSKVRITGGEPFVRAGLMDFMHRLADIDGLNDISMTTNGVLTAPHVADLAALGVKAVNLSLDTLDRERFHQITRRDELPAVLNTLDALLDAGIQTKINAVVMDGQNTQDLIPLAEMARTMPVDIRFIEEMPFNGEGSHYPVLHWTHRRIVDELRSHFPDLQKLPDPPFSTSAIYQVPGHLGTIGVIAAFSRTFCGTCNRIRLTAQGTLKTCLYDDGVLDVRALLRAGATDEELTAAFLRAFAHRPATGFEAEQKRDTIVESMSTIGG; this comes from the coding sequence ATGATCTTCGACAATCACAATCGCCCCATTACCTACCTGCGGCTTGCCGTAACGGACCGCTGTAACTTGCGGTGCTTCTACTGCATGCCCGAAGAAGGCATTAAGTACTTGCCCAAACACCAGTTGCTGACCTACGAAGAAATGGAGCGGCTGGTACGGGTGCTGGCGCGGTTGGGCGTATCGAAGGTCCGGATTACCGGCGGAGAGCCCTTTGTGCGGGCGGGCCTGATGGATTTTATGCACCGCCTGGCCGACATCGACGGGCTGAACGATATTTCCATGACGACGAATGGGGTGCTGACAGCCCCGCACGTAGCCGATCTGGCCGCGCTGGGCGTCAAAGCCGTAAACCTCAGCCTCGACACCCTGGACCGGGAGCGCTTTCATCAGATTACCCGGCGCGACGAACTGCCTGCCGTGCTCAATACCCTCGATGCGCTGCTGGATGCCGGGATCCAAACCAAGATCAACGCCGTGGTGATGGACGGTCAGAATACCCAGGACCTGATTCCGCTGGCCGAAATGGCCCGGACTATGCCGGTCGACATTCGGTTCATCGAAGAGATGCCGTTCAACGGTGAGGGAAGCCACTACCCCGTACTGCACTGGACACACCGACGCATTGTCGACGAGTTACGCAGTCACTTTCCCGATCTGCAGAAGCTTCCCGATCCGCCCTTTTCGACTTCCGCCATTTATCAGGTGCCGGGTCACCTAGGCACCATCGGTGTAATTGCCGCCTTCAGCCGTACCTTCTGTGGCACCTGCAACCGCATCCGGCTAACGGCCCAGGGCACGCTTAAAACCTGCCTGTATGACGACGGTGTACTGGATGTTCGGGCACTGCTCCGCGCAGGAGCCACCGACGAGGAGCTAACCGCAGCTTTCCTGCGCGCCTTTGCCCACCGGCCCGCTACGGGTTTCGAAGCCGAGCAAAAGCGTGACACCATCGTAGAATCCATGTCCACCATCGGCGGCTAA